In one Corallococcus sp. EGB genomic region, the following are encoded:
- a CDS encoding acyl-CoA-binding protein, with translation MALDDDFSAAQTRVKTLTKAPSNDTLLELYSLYKQGTEGDVQGKRPGMLDIKGRAKYDAWAGRKGLAKDAAKQQYVALVERLLRG, from the coding sequence ATGGCCCTCGATGATGACTTCAGCGCTGCCCAGACCCGGGTGAAGACGCTGACCAAGGCTCCCTCGAACGACACGCTGTTGGAGCTGTACTCCCTCTACAAGCAGGGCACGGAAGGCGATGTGCAGGGCAAGCGCCCCGGCATGCTCGATATCAAGGGCCGCGCCAAGTACGACGCGTGGGCCGGCCGCAAGGGGCTGGCGAAGGACGCCGCGAAGCAGCAGTACGTGGCGCTCGTGGAGCGGCTCCTGCGCGGGTAG
- a CDS encoding metallophosphoesterase, protein MSHWLRMMLFLVPVTALLALAHVYLYRRLVRDVTASRGLRRAGMALFAGGLVGSLGARAVGGRFASEAAWGTSIVLLIWMGLVLYMLMFTLVLDVGRGVLAKVRKPPAPPSPERRAFLSRGLAAGATVAGAAVSTYGTWRAFHPPDVRDIPVRLPGLPKALEGFTLVQLTDIHLGGILQRRFVDELVARTNALKPDLIAVTGDLVDGTVPELGRYAAGFGALKARHGAYFVTGNHDYYSGVEAWTEFVRGLGITVLRNRRVSIGDVGASFDLLGVDDWSASRFGEAGYDLDAAMQGFKPDRASVLLAHQPSNFEVVAQRGVGLQISGHTHGGQMFPGNVMAHMVWGETDAGLSQRGNSQIYVSRGCGFVGPPMRVAAPPEIARIILLPG, encoded by the coding sequence ATGTCCCACTGGCTCCGGATGATGTTGTTCCTCGTGCCGGTCACCGCGCTGCTCGCGCTGGCGCACGTCTACCTGTACCGCCGCCTGGTGCGTGACGTGACGGCGAGCAGGGGGCTGCGCCGCGCGGGGATGGCGCTCTTCGCCGGGGGGCTGGTGGGCTCGCTGGGCGCCCGGGCCGTGGGAGGAAGGTTCGCCTCCGAGGCCGCCTGGGGCACGAGCATCGTGCTCCTGATCTGGATGGGGCTGGTGCTCTACATGCTCATGTTCACCCTGGTGCTGGACGTGGGACGGGGCGTGCTCGCGAAGGTGCGCAAGCCTCCGGCGCCGCCGTCGCCGGAGCGGCGGGCCTTCCTCTCGCGCGGGCTGGCGGCGGGCGCCACCGTGGCGGGCGCGGCGGTGAGCACCTACGGCACCTGGCGCGCGTTTCATCCGCCGGACGTGCGGGACATCCCGGTGCGGCTGCCCGGCTTGCCCAAGGCACTGGAGGGCTTCACGCTGGTGCAGCTCACGGACATCCACCTGGGCGGCATCTTGCAACGCCGCTTCGTGGACGAGCTGGTGGCGCGCACCAACGCGCTCAAGCCGGACCTCATCGCGGTGACGGGCGACCTGGTGGATGGCACGGTGCCGGAGCTGGGGCGCTACGCGGCCGGCTTCGGCGCGCTCAAGGCCCGGCACGGCGCGTACTTCGTCACCGGCAACCACGACTACTACTCCGGGGTGGAGGCGTGGACGGAGTTCGTGCGGGGGCTGGGCATCACCGTGCTGCGCAACCGCAGGGTGTCCATTGGTGACGTGGGCGCGTCCTTCGACCTGCTGGGCGTGGATGACTGGAGCGCGAGCCGCTTCGGCGAGGCCGGTTACGACCTGGATGCGGCGATGCAGGGGTTCAAGCCGGACCGCGCTTCGGTGCTGCTGGCGCACCAGCCCTCCAACTTCGAGGTGGTGGCCCAGCGGGGCGTGGGGCTCCAGATTTCAGGGCACACGCACGGCGGGCAGATGTTCCCGGGCAACGTGATGGCGCACATGGTCTGGGGAGAGACGGACGCCGGCCTGAGCCAGCGGGGCAACTCGCAAATCTATGTCAGCCGCGGGTGCGGCTTCGTGGGGCCGCCCATGCGCGTCGCCGCGCCGCCGGAGATCGCCCGCATCATCCTGCTGCCGGGCTGA
- a CDS encoding Mov34/MPN/PAD-1 family protein gives MSTTREVCLLIGPGDRVLWGDSFDHPLALPDSRARWEAIWSLRALLVEITHSHPEGPLAFSQEDETTMAALQTALGRPLRFSVVAPDGMVVRMGGEDVLVHDEPVWAAPLRIASGLLYGRPRPGPTILQEDGLLLDSAHRKP, from the coding sequence ATGTCGACGACGCGCGAAGTGTGTCTGCTCATCGGACCGGGGGACCGGGTGCTGTGGGGGGATTCGTTCGATCATCCCCTGGCGCTTCCAGACTCCCGAGCCCGGTGGGAAGCCATCTGGAGCCTGAGGGCTCTGCTGGTGGAGATCACCCACAGCCATCCGGAAGGTCCCCTGGCCTTCTCGCAGGAGGACGAGACGACCATGGCCGCGCTCCAGACCGCGCTGGGCCGCCCGCTGCGCTTCTCCGTGGTGGCCCCCGACGGCATGGTGGTCCGCATGGGCGGCGAGGACGTGCTGGTGCACGACGAGCCCGTGTGGGCCGCGCCGCTGCGCATCGCCTCGGGGCTGCTGTACGGACGCCCCCGGCCCGGGCCGACCATCCTCCAGGAGGACGGCCTGCTCCTGGACAGCGCCCACCGCAAACCGTGA
- a CDS encoding VWA domain-containing protein gives MSTRTQTTLPETQRGPAERLLDVVLGGAAHLWHHRPGLDVNGTWVPAARADAKVRTLGRKVAPGLFVPAAVKLYGQLLELYRLNPALMAHFASYALTQTDWRDLKVATCALMLVQEHAGQPVRDGQGTIAFHDDDYRAIGEAMVLHYVRRSTRMLTPKAVLRVAELLETPEIARLNRAAGFGDPASRKPPLGRWKRVAQKWLAAREANLPMLQGLVKAGYKETLKKLARKAGYKPQSQGFFEVLGWKQKQAGGGHRQVGLQGLTLVKRERFDGLSEAEICEWIELERLSYKEVVGRLPKDVGLTPAILATLLPSLSDRDLRLMTPTLEELGLLQEPSVKARWERAVASATDQRALNIAKNVRSEDVRRKLEEASDNAVKKAVAEATAETDVRVMFLIDKSGSMEGAIEQSKEALSRILAGFPMNKLHVAAFDTMGTVLQPKAANRTAVQHMLSGLQACGGTVHAAGIHALHRSGVRIPAEAKLVVMVVGDEAGEAGDQFARAFHACGYSVAAMALLVSVASAGARGSTVRSCAKQLGVPFSEVNVLQFADPYQVPRVLQAMMDAPREAGASQSGWVDRVMSTPLLKVA, from the coding sequence ATGAGCACTCGCACGCAGACGACCCTTCCGGAGACGCAGCGGGGACCAGCCGAGCGGCTGCTCGACGTGGTGCTCGGCGGCGCTGCCCACCTGTGGCACCACCGCCCCGGCCTGGACGTGAACGGCACCTGGGTGCCCGCCGCCAGAGCGGACGCGAAAGTGCGGACGCTCGGCCGCAAGGTCGCGCCGGGCCTGTTCGTGCCCGCCGCGGTGAAGCTGTACGGACAGCTGCTGGAGCTCTACCGCCTGAACCCGGCGCTGATGGCGCACTTCGCGTCGTACGCGCTGACGCAGACGGACTGGCGCGACCTGAAGGTGGCCACCTGCGCGCTGATGCTGGTGCAGGAGCACGCGGGCCAGCCCGTGCGCGACGGCCAGGGCACCATCGCCTTCCACGACGACGACTATCGCGCCATCGGCGAGGCCATGGTGTTGCACTACGTGCGCCGCTCCACGCGGATGCTCACGCCCAAGGCCGTGCTGCGCGTGGCGGAGCTGCTGGAGACGCCGGAGATCGCGCGCCTCAACCGCGCCGCGGGCTTCGGAGACCCTGCGTCGCGCAAGCCGCCCCTGGGCCGCTGGAAGCGCGTGGCGCAGAAGTGGCTGGCCGCGCGTGAGGCGAACCTGCCCATGCTCCAGGGCCTGGTGAAGGCGGGCTACAAGGAGACGCTGAAGAAGCTGGCGCGCAAGGCGGGCTACAAGCCCCAGTCACAGGGCTTCTTCGAGGTGCTCGGCTGGAAGCAGAAGCAGGCGGGCGGCGGCCACCGGCAGGTGGGGCTGCAGGGGCTCACGCTGGTGAAGCGCGAGCGCTTCGACGGCCTCTCCGAGGCGGAGATCTGCGAGTGGATTGAACTGGAGCGGCTCTCCTACAAGGAGGTCGTGGGCCGGCTGCCGAAGGACGTGGGCCTCACGCCCGCCATCCTGGCCACGCTGCTGCCGTCGTTGTCGGACCGCGACCTGCGGCTGATGACGCCCACGCTGGAGGAGCTGGGCCTGCTGCAGGAGCCGTCCGTGAAGGCGCGCTGGGAGCGGGCGGTGGCGAGCGCCACGGATCAGCGCGCGCTGAACATCGCGAAGAACGTCCGGAGCGAGGACGTGCGTCGCAAGCTTGAGGAGGCGAGCGACAACGCCGTGAAGAAGGCGGTGGCGGAGGCGACGGCGGAGACGGACGTGCGGGTGATGTTCCTCATCGACAAGTCGGGCTCCATGGAGGGCGCCATCGAGCAGTCCAAGGAGGCGCTGTCGCGCATCCTCGCGGGCTTCCCGATGAACAAGCTCCATGTGGCGGCGTTCGACACCATGGGCACGGTGCTCCAGCCCAAGGCGGCGAACCGCACGGCGGTGCAGCACATGCTGTCCGGGCTGCAGGCGTGCGGCGGCACGGTGCACGCGGCCGGCATCCACGCGCTGCACCGCTCCGGCGTGCGCATCCCAGCGGAGGCGAAGCTGGTGGTGATGGTGGTGGGTGACGAGGCGGGCGAGGCGGGCGACCAGTTCGCCAGGGCCTTCCACGCGTGTGGCTACAGCGTGGCGGCCATGGCGTTGCTGGTGAGCGTGGCGAGTGCGGGAGCGCGCGGCAGCACGGTGCGCTCGTGCGCGAAGCAGCTGGGCGTGCCCTTCAGCGAGGTGAACGTGCTGCAGTTCGCGGACCCCTACCAGGTGCCGCGCGTGCTCCAGGCGATGATGGACGCCCCGCGCGAGGCGGGCGCCAGCCAGTCCGGCTGGGTAGACCGGGTGATGAGCACGCCCCTGCTCAAGGTGGCGTGA
- a CDS encoding RNA polymerase sigma factor has translation MYEQLTDEELFAEVTRRRATGEAVGTPLGALCARWARPARYVISRIQGSYGRGSPADADELFQDAVGKFLDRGLDQFRGVSEQMPGRSASPKTFFLRIVKHVAIDFYRRHREELAPAPASPDDVMEETPSEVARAVEGARRREERAEAQELYWAAYARLQQEHPKEASAWELYHHEDVEDHEECARRLNISVVNSYKRVSRAQAYLRLYLLELQRDGLPEDQS, from the coding sequence GTGTACGAGCAGCTCACGGATGAGGAATTGTTCGCGGAGGTGACGCGGCGCCGAGCCACGGGCGAGGCCGTCGGGACCCCGCTGGGGGCCTTGTGCGCGCGGTGGGCGCGCCCGGCCCGCTACGTCATCAGCAGGATCCAGGGCAGCTACGGACGGGGTTCGCCGGCGGACGCCGACGAGCTCTTCCAGGACGCGGTGGGGAAGTTCCTCGACCGGGGCCTGGATCAGTTCCGGGGCGTGTCCGAGCAGATGCCGGGCAGGAGCGCGTCTCCCAAGACGTTCTTCCTGCGCATCGTCAAGCACGTCGCCATCGACTTCTACCGGCGGCACCGGGAGGAGCTGGCGCCCGCGCCGGCCTCACCCGACGACGTGATGGAAGAGACCCCGTCCGAAGTGGCCCGGGCGGTGGAGGGCGCACGGCGTCGCGAGGAGCGCGCCGAGGCGCAGGAACTGTACTGGGCCGCCTACGCCAGGCTCCAGCAGGAGCACCCCAAGGAGGCTTCCGCATGGGAGCTCTATCACCACGAGGACGTGGAGGATCACGAGGAATGCGCACGCCGTCTGAACATCAGCGTGGTGAACTCGTACAAGCGCGTCAGTCGCGCACAGGCATACCTGCGTTTGTACCTGCTGGAGTTGCAGCGGGACGGACTGCCGGAGGACCAGTCGTGA
- a CDS encoding zf-HC2 domain-containing protein, translating into MKSDALSRYQARFARLGAGPLEVGELLEVVGDVLRRSDRLGTDGVEEALKGLGRPEVEAWLAQQKPQALQPVLLRAAEESMEVALGEEGEESELWRASALEGLAARDRAASAARALITWEMLKGPLDGDAGAARERFLGALGHLDTALRPRARWFIPLNTERRAERDLLDPVERPGAWWFSARAGCDDLVASWTGRPMKDPKHLKDCASCRADRMDTAVVDTPPRRHLTDDELWRLDSGEMSLEERDRVEAHTASCADCAQAVLALEEGDAAIEEALELEEDGVQAPRAARDSRADVARRPGAARLPEHREVLEERRDFRVVLVRERQRLRLLVQPLGARPVTAAVFLSPGRPSLKPTQGPEGLSFDLSTALATGAHSAHLTVQAGQETLERDFAF; encoded by the coding sequence ATGAAGAGTGATGCGCTGTCCCGCTACCAGGCCCGGTTCGCGCGCCTGGGTGCGGGCCCCCTCGAGGTGGGTGAGTTGTTGGAGGTGGTGGGGGATGTGCTGCGCCGCTCGGACCGGCTCGGCACCGACGGGGTGGAGGAGGCCTTGAAGGGCCTGGGCCGCCCCGAAGTGGAGGCCTGGCTGGCCCAGCAGAAACCGCAGGCGCTCCAGCCGGTGCTCCTTCGCGCCGCCGAGGAGTCGATGGAGGTGGCGCTGGGTGAGGAGGGTGAGGAGTCGGAGCTGTGGCGCGCCTCCGCGCTGGAAGGGCTGGCCGCCCGGGACCGGGCCGCCTCGGCCGCCCGCGCGCTCATCACCTGGGAGATGTTGAAGGGCCCGTTGGACGGAGATGCGGGCGCCGCCCGCGAGCGCTTCCTCGGGGCGCTGGGGCACCTGGACACCGCGCTGCGCCCGAGGGCGCGCTGGTTCATCCCGCTCAACACCGAGCGCCGCGCCGAGCGCGACCTGCTGGACCCCGTGGAGCGCCCCGGCGCCTGGTGGTTCTCCGCGCGGGCCGGCTGTGATGACCTGGTGGCGTCCTGGACGGGCCGCCCCATGAAGGACCCGAAGCACCTGAAGGACTGCGCCAGCTGCCGCGCGGACCGGATGGACACCGCGGTGGTGGACACGCCCCCTCGCCGCCACCTCACGGACGACGAGCTGTGGCGGCTGGACTCGGGCGAGATGAGCCTCGAGGAGCGCGACCGCGTGGAGGCCCACACCGCCAGCTGCGCTGATTGCGCGCAGGCCGTGCTGGCGCTGGAAGAGGGCGACGCCGCCATCGAGGAAGCGCTGGAGTTGGAAGAGGACGGGGTGCAGGCCCCGCGCGCGGCGCGCGACTCGCGCGCGGACGTGGCCCGGCGCCCCGGCGCGGCCCGCCTCCCGGAGCACCGCGAGGTGCTGGAGGAGCGGCGCGATTTCCGCGTGGTGCTGGTGCGCGAGCGTCAGCGGTTGAGGCTCCTGGTGCAGCCCCTGGGCGCGCGGCCGGTGACGGCCGCCGTCTTCCTGTCGCCTGGACGCCCGTCGCTCAAGCCGACGCAGGGACCGGAGGGGTTGTCCTTCGACCTGTCCACGGCGCTGGCCACCGGCGCGCACTCGGCCCACCTCACGGTGCAGGCCGGGCAGGAGACGCTGGAGCGCGACTTCGCCTTCTGA
- a CDS encoding AraC family transcriptional regulator: MALRHRIPGLLFVLCATLAAAQPSPSGASALTSGAASVSASSAQPGAATPSPAASGGMPAAQDTSRPKLPQGWYVTESAPQHYEAGVDESSPCEGTRSAFLRSRTQATDSFGTFMQAFSAQDFRGKRLRFSAAVRHQDVKGWAGLWMRVEGSDPKQPLAFDNMQSRALVGTRGCKRYDVVLDVPQEATTIMAGLIMSGTGQAWLGGVRFETVDASVKTTDLLTAPQPLPSGPQGLEDDPKPKANTPLGRVGTAWFDAQHVQTATPLVRGKGPSWKGGFGDELFEHGIEVNGTYELRDLSVKVRAGGPATLIEGTWGGEPLLIRLAADSLRIRWGTDDQHFDRDLGASTPKGCNAYRQTQGRFEQQVLMVCGVALATRPPLTQLVAAFLSGGVRAGASRGPLPLPRSPVRSPQPYDSSGRDEPPSQMQ, from the coding sequence ATGGCACTCCGACACCGCATCCCCGGCCTGCTCTTCGTGCTCTGCGCTACCCTCGCGGCGGCCCAGCCGTCCCCGTCCGGTGCTTCAGCGCTGACGTCGGGCGCGGCGTCCGTCTCCGCGTCCTCGGCTCAGCCGGGCGCTGCGACGCCGTCTCCCGCCGCATCCGGCGGCATGCCCGCGGCGCAGGACACCTCGCGGCCGAAGCTGCCGCAGGGTTGGTACGTCACGGAGAGCGCGCCCCAGCACTACGAAGCCGGCGTGGATGAATCCTCGCCGTGCGAAGGCACGCGCAGCGCCTTCCTGCGCTCGCGCACGCAGGCCACGGACAGCTTCGGCACCTTCATGCAGGCCTTCAGCGCGCAGGACTTCCGGGGCAAGCGCCTGCGCTTCTCCGCGGCCGTGCGCCACCAGGACGTGAAGGGCTGGGCGGGGCTGTGGATGCGCGTGGAGGGCTCGGACCCCAAGCAGCCGCTCGCCTTCGACAACATGCAGTCGCGCGCCCTGGTGGGCACCCGCGGCTGCAAGCGCTACGACGTGGTGCTGGACGTGCCGCAAGAGGCCACCACCATCATGGCCGGCCTCATCATGAGCGGCACCGGCCAGGCGTGGCTCGGCGGCGTACGCTTCGAGACGGTGGACGCGTCCGTGAAGACCACGGACCTGCTCACCGCGCCGCAGCCCCTGCCCTCCGGCCCCCAGGGTCTGGAGGACGACCCCAAGCCCAAGGCGAACACACCGCTGGGCAGGGTCGGCACCGCCTGGTTCGACGCGCAGCACGTGCAGACGGCGACGCCGCTCGTGCGAGGCAAGGGCCCCTCGTGGAAGGGCGGGTTCGGTGACGAGCTCTTCGAGCACGGCATCGAGGTGAACGGAACCTACGAGCTGCGCGACCTTTCGGTGAAGGTGCGCGCCGGAGGCCCCGCCACCCTCATCGAGGGCACCTGGGGCGGAGAGCCCCTGCTCATCCGGCTCGCGGCGGACTCCCTCCGCATCCGCTGGGGCACCGACGACCAGCACTTCGACCGGGACCTGGGCGCTTCCACGCCGAAGGGCTGCAACGCGTACCGGCAGACCCAGGGGCGCTTCGAACAGCAGGTGTTGATGGTGTGCGGCGTGGCGCTCGCCACCCGGCCGCCGCTCACACAGCTCGTGGCGGCGTTCCTGTCCGGCGGCGTGCGGGCCGGCGCCTCGCGGGGCCCCCTCCCACTGCCCCGCTCGCCGGTGCGCTCGCCCCAGCCGTACGACTCCTCTGGCCGGGACGAGCCTCCCTCCCAGATGCAGTGA
- a CDS encoding zf-HC2 domain-containing protein produces MKPLTPHLTRDRTEQYLLGALPPEAAAELEAHTLTCEACARLLQEEALLEEQLYEVAASMPHDTVVVRPARWHRPAAAAAALVAVAASVFLLLRPGREASSPSVTPVEAPTVAAQEAEEVPRDIVVACPDLATQEHCLRSANARGLLVYHPGGQGEVPRYDASSGLTRAALSSRPAAL; encoded by the coding sequence ATGAAGCCGCTCACGCCCCACCTCACCCGCGACCGCACGGAGCAGTACCTGCTGGGCGCGCTGCCGCCCGAAGCCGCGGCGGAGCTCGAGGCCCACACGCTCACGTGCGAAGCGTGCGCGCGGCTGCTCCAGGAGGAGGCCCTGCTGGAGGAGCAGTTGTACGAGGTCGCCGCCTCCATGCCGCACGACACGGTCGTGGTGCGCCCCGCGCGCTGGCACCGTCCGGCAGCCGCTGCCGCGGCGCTGGTCGCGGTTGCGGCCTCCGTGTTCCTGCTGCTGCGTCCGGGTCGGGAAGCGAGTTCCCCGTCCGTGACGCCCGTGGAAGCGCCAACCGTCGCGGCTCAGGAGGCGGAGGAGGTGCCCCGGGACATCGTGGTCGCGTGCCCGGACCTGGCCACGCAGGAGCACTGCCTCCGGTCCGCGAATGCGCGCGGGCTGCTCGTGTATCACCCCGGTGGACAAGGCGAGGTCCCCCGCTACGACGCGTCCAGCGGCCTGACACGGGCGGCGCTGAGCTCGCGGCCGGCCGCCCTGTGA
- a CDS encoding RNA polymerase sigma factor produces MDAAVQGLGMTTLQSRQDSSRAARPVAPDEEALSRRALSGERAAWDALIARHQRRVVVSLLARGLRVDRAQELAQETWARLIQQQQRGLLTELRLPALALAQAAFLASDDARRTRRESVDGTVEELTERQHPVDPAESAEKRLLSEEQLTRARSALEQVSPGARNVFLLACDGQGLPHAEVASRVGLSVQRVRQIVCEVRKKLRAALEEEKP; encoded by the coding sequence ATGGATGCAGCCGTTCAGGGCTTGGGGATGACGACCCTCCAGTCACGGCAGGACTCGAGCAGGGCCGCCCGGCCCGTGGCGCCGGACGAGGAGGCCCTGTCCCGGCGCGCGCTGTCCGGGGAGCGGGCCGCGTGGGACGCGCTCATCGCGCGGCACCAGCGCCGGGTGGTCGTGTCGCTGCTCGCGCGGGGCCTGCGGGTGGACCGGGCCCAGGAGCTGGCGCAGGAGACATGGGCGCGCCTCATCCAGCAGCAGCAGCGGGGCCTGCTCACCGAGCTGCGCCTGCCAGCGCTCGCGCTCGCCCAGGCGGCGTTCCTCGCGTCGGATGATGCCCGGCGCACGCGGCGCGAGTCGGTGGATGGCACGGTGGAGGAGCTGACGGAGCGGCAGCACCCGGTGGACCCCGCCGAGTCCGCGGAGAAGCGCCTGTTGTCGGAGGAGCAGCTCACCCGGGCCCGGAGCGCGCTGGAGCAGGTGTCGCCAGGCGCGCGCAACGTCTTCCTCCTGGCCTGTGACGGCCAGGGGCTTCCCCATGCCGAGGTCGCCTCCCGCGTCGGGCTGTCCGTCCAGCGCGTGCGACAGATTGTGTGCGAGGTCCGCAAGAAGCTGCGCGCCGCGCTCGAAGAGGAAAAGCCATGA
- a CDS encoding PaaI family thioesterase, producing MSDTPSRPSQEKLDRFAELFNQSLTLRHFGARMSFPEGRMVVVELPEVQPQHRGGLGASAVNGGVLSALFDFAIGCTPALRDPTRRCATVQLSMSFERPATGNHLRVEAVIDNGGPSTVFASARLMDAEGRVCARCQGVVRVSSQPWASGESPATN from the coding sequence ATGTCCGACACCCCGTCCCGACCCTCCCAGGAAAAGCTCGACCGCTTCGCGGAGCTCTTCAACCAGAGCCTCACCCTGCGCCACTTCGGCGCCAGGATGTCCTTCCCCGAAGGACGCATGGTGGTGGTGGAGCTGCCGGAGGTGCAGCCCCAGCACCGGGGCGGCCTGGGCGCCTCCGCCGTCAACGGCGGCGTGCTCTCCGCCCTCTTCGACTTCGCCATCGGCTGCACCCCGGCGCTCCGGGACCCCACCCGCCGCTGCGCCACGGTCCAGCTGTCCATGAGCTTCGAGCGCCCCGCCACCGGCAACCACCTCCGCGTGGAGGCCGTCATCGACAACGGCGGCCCGTCCACCGTCTTCGCCTCCGCCAGGCTGATGGACGCTGAAGGCCGCGTCTGCGCCCGCTGCCAGGGCGTGGTGCGCGTCTCCAGTCAGCCCTGGGCCTCCGGCGAGAGCCCCGCCACGAACTGA